DNA sequence from the Candidatus Methylomirabilota bacterium genome:
CCGGCTGACCGGGCGCCCGCCCCAGAGCCACCGCGTCCTGGTCGGGGTCGCCTGTCTCTCGCTCCTCGCCATGTTCCTCGAGCGCACCGTCCTCGTCTACCCGTCGGTGGTCGGCCGAACCGGCTTCCCCTACGGCCTCGTCGATCTCCTGGTCACGGTCGGGTTCGGGGCCCTCTTCATCCTCTCGTTCCTCGTCTTCGTGCCGCGGTTCGGCCTGGTCTCTCGCGTCGAAGGCTGACGCCGCCGGCCGCGCCCTCGGGCCTCCCGGGCTGGTTGCTCCCGCCACGGTGGGAACGGTAGACTGAGCATCCGAACCATGCTGTCCGTCGAAGAAGCCCTGGCGCGCGTGCTCGCGGTGATCCCCGTGCTGGGCGCCGAAACCGTGGAGCTCACGGCGGCGCTCGGGCGTGTCCTCGCCGAGCCCATCACCGCCGGGCGCGACCTCCCGCCGTGGGACAATTCCTCCATGGATGGATACGCGCTCCGGGCCGACGACACGTCCGGCGCGACCCCCGAGCGGCCGGTACGACTCCGGCTCCTCGGCGCCGTGCCGGCCGGGGCGGTGGCCGGGCAGGCCGTCGGCCCCGGCGAGGCCTATCGCATCCTGACCGGTGCCCCGATGCCGGCGGGCGCCGATTCGGTGATCCCGCAGGAGGAGGTGGGGCTCGAGGGAGCCACGGTGGTCATCGGGCGCCCCGTGAAGCCCGGCGACTTCGTCCGCCCCCGGGGTGAGGACATCCGGTCCGGGGAGGCGGTCCTCGTTCGCGGGGAGGTCCTCGGGCCCGCCGCGCTCGGCGTCCTCGCCGCGCTCGGGCGGCCGCTGGTCCGGGTGTATCAACAGCCCCGGGTCGCGATCCTCTCCACGGGGGACGAGCTCGTCGATCTCGACGCCGTTCCCGGGCCCGCTCAGATCCGGAACTCCAACACCTACACGCTGGCTGCCCAGGTCCGGGAGGCCGGCGGCGTTCCCCTGAACCTCGGCATCGCACGCGACACGCGGGAGGACCTGGAGGAGCGCTTCCGGTGGGGGGTGGCGGCGGACGTCCTGGTCTCCACGGCCGGGGTGTCCGTGGGGGACCGCGATTTCGTCCGCGAGGTCCTGGAGAAGCTCGGGGCGGAGCTCAGCTTCTGGAAGGTCTCGATGCGACCGGGCAAGCCGCTGACGTTCGGCCGGCTCGGCGGGCGCCCGGTCTTCGGGCTCCCCGGCAACCCGGTCTCCTCGATGGTGACCTTCGAGCTGTTCGTCCGGCCCGCCCTCCGGCGCATGGCGGGCGACACTCGGCTCTTCCGACCGCGCGTGCGGGCGCGCCTCGTCGAGACCCTCGACAATCCGGGACCGCGCCGGGGCTACCTTCGGGTGCGGCTCGCGGAGGAGGGCGGTGAGCTGACCGCGCGGCCGACGGGCGGGCAGGGGTCGGGGATCCTCCGCTCGATGCTCCTGGCCGACGGATTGGCGGTCATCCCCCCGGACACCCGGGTCGAGCCCGGCAGCGCGATCGAGGTGATCCTGCTTCGCAGGGAATCCATCGGAAGTTACGGGAAGACATGAGAAAGATCGTGTCGTACGATCCGGGATCGCACGCGGGGTTCTCCCGCCGGGAGACCTTGGGCCTCGTCTTGATGGGGGCCCTCGCCGCGACTCGGCCGCCCGGCGCGCTCGCTCAGAGCCCGGGCCGTCCGGCGGCCGTCGAGACGGCGCACCGCCCGCAGATCGACGTCCCGATCCTGGCCGACGACCCGGTGGCGGTTCCTCTGACCGTGTCGGTCGACCATCCGATGGAGGCGGACCACTACATCAAGGCCCTCGAGGTCGTGCTGCGGACGGATCCCGTTCCCAGGAAGGGGGTCTTCCATTTCACCCCCCGGAGCGGCCGGGCCTCGGTGGCCTACCAGATGCGCTCCGGGCAGGGAGGTGAGCTGACGGTCGTCGCGGAGTGCACGCGTCACGGCCGGTTCGAAGCCAGGCACCTGGTGCGGGTGGCGCCCGGGGGCTGCGCCCTTCCGCCGGGGAGCGTCACCCGCGAGCAAGGCGGTAGCCCGTCCGTGCGGACCCAGGCGCGGGTCCGTCCCGGCGAGGTGGTGGCCGTCTGGGCCTCGCTCAAGCACACCTCGCACACCGGGCTCGCCGAGAAGAACGGGACGTTCGTCCAGGAGCGGCCGGCGTTCTTCGTGGAGCGGATGACGGCGTTTCTCGGCGAGGAGCGGGTGAGCGAGTTCGCGCTGACTCCGGCCATGAGCCCCGACCCCAAGCTCCGGTTCTTCGTGAAGGCTCGTCCGGGCACGATGCTGCGCGTCGTCTTCGTCGACAACCGAGGGGGCCAGTGGGCCGCTCATCAGCAGTTCCCGTAACGCGCCGGGCGCGCGGGGAGGAGAGACCATGGGGCTGAATCGGCGTGAGTTCTTGCGGACGGCGGGGATCGGTGGGGGGGCGGTGGCGGCTCTCGGAGGGGTGGGGCTGGGGCGGCCGACTCGGGGCCTGGCCCAGGTCCTCCCGAAGTCGGGCGGCAAACGGCTCGTGGTCATCGGGGCCGGCTTCGGCGGCAACTTCGCCGCCCTCACGGTCAAGAGGCTCGTCCCCGACGCCGAGGTCGTCATCCTCGAGCGCTCCTCCTTCTTCATCTCCTGTCCCGCCACCCTCGAGTACCTCTTCGGGTTCAACTCGCTCGACACCATCACGTTCGGCTACTCTCCCCTCATCGCCAAGGGCATCCGCGTGATCCGGACGGAAGTCGTCGGGCTCGATCCGGACAAGAAGCAGGTGCTGGCGGCGCCCGGCGCCATCGACTACGATCAGCTGCTCATCG
Encoded proteins:
- the glp gene encoding gephyrin-like molybdotransferase Glp, translated to MLSVEEALARVLAVIPVLGAETVELTAALGRVLAEPITAGRDLPPWDNSSMDGYALRADDTSGATPERPVRLRLLGAVPAGAVAGQAVGPGEAYRILTGAPMPAGADSVIPQEEVGLEGATVVIGRPVKPGDFVRPRGEDIRSGEAVLVRGEVLGPAALGVLAALGRPLVRVYQQPRVAILSTGDELVDLDAVPGPAQIRNSNTYTLAAQVREAGGVPLNLGIARDTREDLEERFRWGVAADVLVSTAGVSVGDRDFVREVLEKLGAELSFWKVSMRPGKPLTFGRLGGRPVFGLPGNPVSSMVTFELFVRPALRRMAGDTRLFRPRVRARLVETLDNPGPRRGYLRVRLAEEGGELTARPTGGQGSGILRSMLLADGLAVIPPDTRVEPGSAIEVILLRRESIGSYGKT
- a CDS encoding thiosulfate oxidation carrier protein SoxY, which translates into the protein MSYDPGSHAGFSRRETLGLVLMGALAATRPPGALAQSPGRPAAVETAHRPQIDVPILADDPVAVPLTVSVDHPMEADHYIKALEVVLRTDPVPRKGVFHFTPRSGRASVAYQMRSGQGGELTVVAECTRHGRFEARHLVRVAPGGCALPPGSVTREQGGSPSVRTQARVRPGEVVAVWASLKHTSHTGLAEKNGTFVQERPAFFVERMTAFLGEERVSEFALTPAMSPDPKLRFFVKARPGTMLRVVFVDNRGGQWAAHQQFP